In one window of Gossypium arboreum isolate Shixiya-1 chromosome 4, ASM2569848v2, whole genome shotgun sequence DNA:
- the LOC108459251 gene encoding lysine histidine transporter 1, with protein METQLSSDNGYAGNNTSSEENLKRQKEIDEWLPITSSRNAKWWYSAFHNVTAMVGAGVLSLPYALSELGWGPGVAVLVLSWIITLYTLWQMVEMHEMVPGKRFDRYHELGQYAFGEKLGLYIVVPQQLIVEVGVCIVYMVTGGKSLEKFHDTVCSTCKQIKLTYFIMIFASVHFVLSHLPNFNSISGVSLAAAVMSLSYSTIAWGASVAKSIQPEVQYGYKAKTAAGTVFNFFSGLGDIAFAYAGHNVVLEIQATIPSTPEKPSKGPMWKGVIVAYIVVALCYFPVALIGYWMFGNSIEDNILISLEKPAWLIAMANIFVVIHVIGSYQIYAMPVFDMIETVLVKKLNFRPSTTLRFFVRNFYVAFTMFIAITFPFFGGLLGFFGGFAFAPTTYFLPCIIWLAIYKPKKFGLSWWTNWICIVFGVCLMVLSPIGGLRQIILQAKEYEFYS; from the exons ATGGAAACTCAACTTTCTTCCGATAATGGTTATGCCGGGAACAACACTAGT TCTGAAGAAAATTTAAAAAGGCAGAAAGAAATTGATGAATGGCTGCCAATTACATCATCAAGGAATGCGAAATGGTGGTATTCAGCTTTCCACAATGTGACAGCAATGGTTGGAGCTGGTGTCCTCAGTCTCCCCTATGCATTATCAGAACTTGGGTG GGGACCTGGTGTGGCTGTCCTAGTCCTATCATGGATCATAACTCTCTATACTCTATGGCAAATGGTCGAGATGCACGAGATGGTTCCCGGAAAACGTTTCGACCGATACCACGAACTCGGCCAATACGCCtttggtgaaaaactcggtctctaCATTGTGGTGCCACAACAACTTATTGTTGAAGTTGGTGTCTGTATAGTTTACATGGTTACAGGCGGTAAATCATTGGAGAAGTTCCATGACACTGTCTGCAGTACCTGCAAACAGATAAAACTAACCTATTTCATCATGATTTTCGCGTCCGTTCACTTTGTGCTGTCTCACCTCCCCAACTTCAACTCCATTTCTGGTGTCTCCTTGGCTGCAGCAGTCATGTCCTTGAg TTACTCTACAATTGCTTGGGGAGCTTCAGTGGCTAAGAGTATTCAACCAGAGGTACAATATGGGTACAAAGCCAAGACTGCAGCAGGGACAGTATTCAATTTCTTCAGTGGTTTGGGAGATATAGCTTTTGCCTATGCAGGCCACAATGTGGTCTTGGAGATCCAAGCTACAATCCCATCTACACCCGAAAAGCCCTCAAAAGGACCGATGTGGAAAGGCGTTATCGTTGCATATATTGTCGTGGCCTTGTGCTACTTCCCTGTTGCCTTAATTGGCTACTGGATGTTCGGTAATTCTATCGAAGATAACATTCTCATCTCATTGGAGAAACCAGCATGGCTTATTGCAATGGCTAACATATTTGTAGTTATTCACGTGATTGGAAGCTACCAG ATCTATGCAATGCCGGTGTTCGACATGATCGAGACCGTACTAGTAAAGAAACTAAATTTCAGACCCTCGACGACACTTCGATTCTTTGTTCGAAACTTTTATGTTG CATTTACGATGTTTATTGCCATTACCTTTCCCTTCTTTGGTGGTCTTCTCGGATTTTTCGGAGGATTTGCCTTTGCACCAACAACATACTTT CTGCCTTGCATCATATGGCTTGCCATCTACAAACCAAAGAAATTCGGACTATCATGGTGGACTAACTGG ATCTGCATCGTATTTGGCGTATGCTTGATGGTGCTGTCACCAATTGGAGGGTTGAGACAGATCATACTTCAAGCCAAAGAATATGAATTTTACTCTTAA